The Mauremys reevesii isolate NIE-2019 linkage group 1, ASM1616193v1, whole genome shotgun sequence genome has a segment encoding these proteins:
- the LOC120390964 gene encoding olfactory receptor 52N2-like — protein sequence MAAFNLTPSDPSTFILTGIPGLESAHIWISIPFFTLYIIGLLGNFMVLFVVGKEQTLHKPMYLLLCMLALTEIGTSTSVVLKALCIFWFNLKGITLGGCLTQMFFFHAGTVMHSAILVTMAFDRYVAICNPLRYATILTNARIAQLGLVGLIRAVLFVLPLPLLLSRQPFCANRIIPHTFCDHMAVAKMSCGDITVNRMYGLVIPFVVNMLDLTLIGLSYGLIIRAVLRISSKKAHRKALNTCTAHICVMLMSYPSFFFSTLTHRFDQGIAPHVHIILANLYFLLPTMLNPIIYGVKSKELLEKVGKYTCRMCSPGDH from the coding sequence atggcagctttcaacctcaccccctctgacccttcaacattcatcctaacgggcatccctggcctggaatctgcccacatctggatttccatcccgTTCTTTACGCTCTATATTATTGGCCTGTTGGGAAATTTCATGGTTCTGTTTGTTGTGGGCAaagagcagaccctgcacaagccgatgtacctgTTGCTCTGCATGCTGGCACTCACAGAAATCGGCACATCTACCTCTGTTGTGCTGAAGGCCCTTTgtatattttggtttaatttgaaAGGTATTACTTTGGGTGGCTGtctcacccagatgttcttcttTCATGCAGGTACTGTGATGCACTCAGCCATACTCGTGACAATGGCGTTTGATCGTTacgttgccatatgtaaccctctgagatacGCCACCATCCTCACCAATGCACGGATAGCTCAGCTAGGGCTAGTGGGTTTGATAAGAGCTGTTCTCTttgttctgcccctgcccctgctcctgagcaggcagccattctgtgccaaccgCATTATCCCCCATACATTCTGCGACCACATGGCTGTTGCAAAAATGTCTTGTGGGGACATCACAGTAAACAGGATGTATGGCTTGGTGATACCATTTGTAGTCAACATGTTAGACCTGACACTCATTGGCCTCTCCTATGGTCTGATCATCAGGGCTGTCCTCAGAATCTCCTCTAAGAAAGCCCACCGGAAAGCcctcaacacctgcacagcccacatctgtgtgatgcTGATGTCCTATCCTTCCTTCTTCTTCTCCACTCTGACACACCGGTTCGATCAGGGCATCGCTCCCCATGTTCACATCATCTTGGCCAACCTctatttcctcctccccaccatgcTCAACCCTATCATTTATGGCGTCAAAAGCAAAGAGCTTCTTGAGAAAGTGGGCAAATACACCTGCAGAATGTGCTCACCTGGGGACCACTGA